The following proteins come from a genomic window of Nostoc sp. ATCC 53789:
- a CDS encoding DUF1622 domain-containing protein yields MNLFNFSVWAVIIQFLGSLAIAAYVFAAILSLVFRFNVYQARLIVAEGVVTSLNFMVAATLLKTINLRTWRQILVFSLILSIRIFLKKLFVWEKMQILTIKSRV; encoded by the coding sequence ATGAATCTTTTTAATTTCTCAGTATGGGCAGTAATTATCCAGTTTTTAGGTTCTTTAGCGATCGCTGCTTATGTCTTCGCTGCCATCCTTTCTCTAGTTTTCAGGTTTAATGTCTATCAGGCAAGACTTATAGTAGCAGAAGGGGTGGTAACAAGTTTAAACTTTATGGTTGCAGCAACTCTGCTAAAGACAATTAATCTGCGAACTTGGAGGCAAATTTTAGTCTTTAGCTTAATCCTATCAATCCGCATCTTTCTTAAGAAGTTATTTGTGTGGGAGAAAATGCAAATTCTGACAATAAAATCTCGCGTTTAA
- a CDS encoding DUF1622 domain-containing protein, whose amino-acid sequence MEAFVTNLTTVLATAVDIFTGIIIGIAVLEAVAKVLVFFFSRRRKLNEAKEEIRLSLGMWLALSLEFALAADILRSTIAPTWDEIGKLAAIIALRTILNFFLAKEIEQAKNKKNDIKDESF is encoded by the coding sequence ATGGAAGCTTTCGTCACGAATTTGACGACTGTACTTGCTACAGCAGTTGATATCTTTACTGGCATTATCATTGGTATAGCCGTCTTGGAAGCCGTAGCCAAGGTCCTGGTTTTTTTCTTCAGCCGCCGTAGAAAGTTAAATGAGGCTAAAGAGGAAATTCGGCTATCGCTGGGTATGTGGCTGGCTCTTTCCCTTGAGTTTGCATTGGCTGCTGACATTTTACGTAGTACGATCGCTCCAACTTGGGACGAAATTGGTAAACTAGCTGCCATCATTGCGCTACGAACAATTCTGAATTTCTTTTTGGCAAAAGAAATTGAGCAAGCAAAGAATAAAAAGAACGATATCAAGGATGAATCTTTTTAA
- a CDS encoding M48 family metallopeptidase: MLNWDRRLLTTSSLCLLLFSAILPVQAKPVQPKKAAPTATTIYQQAKKELPEDFYTLYRVIDRVARANELDNRPWRVVAVPKYDVNAYASDVNLVAIYDGILDQLAGDSSALACVVAHEMGHHTKRHIAVGEAKKTELIAKIQEEATKEVLGEREAANQESTAANVGGAVVNRVVGGTFGGLLGSVLGNQGAQRQVESQQRINEIVEKKKKELEQRLAEQERQQEFEADEIGYIASVKAGFEPEGCLRVMQVLAQTPGSEFDTTHPAVPKRIEAIKALIIKYPPQTLAKEGEGRISKTKPLTYNISKDKTSLRINSVRGGSQADDIERRFGK; the protein is encoded by the coding sequence ATGCTGAACTGGGATAGAAGACTTCTAACTACTAGTTCTTTGTGCCTACTTTTGTTCAGTGCAATACTGCCAGTCCAGGCTAAACCAGTCCAACCAAAGAAAGCAGCACCCACAGCTACAACAATTTACCAGCAAGCTAAAAAAGAATTACCTGAAGATTTTTATACCCTCTATCGCGTCATAGATAGAGTAGCACGTGCCAACGAATTAGATAATCGTCCTTGGCGGGTTGTGGCTGTTCCCAAGTATGATGTCAATGCCTATGCAAGTGACGTTAATTTGGTTGCTATTTACGATGGCATACTTGACCAGTTAGCTGGTGATTCTTCAGCATTAGCTTGTGTAGTTGCTCATGAAATGGGACATCACACCAAGCGTCACATTGCTGTTGGTGAAGCTAAAAAAACTGAGTTGATTGCCAAAATTCAAGAAGAAGCAACCAAAGAAGTACTGGGAGAAAGAGAAGCTGCAAACCAAGAGTCAACAGCTGCTAACGTTGGCGGTGCCGTTGTGAATCGTGTAGTTGGAGGAACTTTTGGTGGTTTGCTGGGTTCAGTTCTTGGTAATCAAGGCGCTCAACGACAAGTAGAATCACAGCAACGCATTAATGAGATTGTCGAGAAAAAGAAAAAAGAGTTAGAACAGCGTTTAGCAGAACAAGAACGACAACAAGAGTTTGAAGCTGATGAAATTGGCTACATAGCTTCTGTGAAAGCAGGCTTTGAACCAGAAGGATGTTTAAGAGTAATGCAGGTTTTGGCTCAAACTCCTGGTTCTGAATTTGATACAACTCATCCAGCAGTACCCAAACGAATTGAGGCAATCAAAGCTTTAATTATTAAGTATCCACCCCAGACTTTGGCTAAAGAGGGTGAAGGGCGAATATCTAAGACAAAGCCTTTAACTTATAACATTTCTAAAGATAAGACCTCGTTACGGATTAACTCAGTTCGCGGTGGTTCCCAAGCAGATGATATAGAGCGTCGCTTTGGTAAATAA
- a CDS encoding thioredoxin family protein: MSTDSPVNSPDKPESSLGKRLRNFLVVMVAIALSVALVLGLRTETTSATLAKLSDSSTPLEVAVSNGKPSLVEFYADWCTVCQKMAPDITQLETEYADKMNFVMLNVDNTKWLPEMLKYRVDGIPHFVFLSQQGETIAQAIGDQPRTIMASNLEALVTGSSLPYAQASGKVSKFSAPVAPTASQDDPRSHGSQVVN; encoded by the coding sequence ATGAGTACTGATTCACCTGTTAATTCTCCCGATAAGCCTGAATCTTCATTAGGGAAGCGTTTGAGAAACTTCTTAGTTGTAATGGTAGCGATCGCTCTTAGCGTTGCCCTCGTCTTAGGATTGCGAACTGAAACAACCTCAGCAACTCTAGCCAAGTTAAGCGATTCGTCCACACCATTAGAAGTAGCCGTCAGCAACGGCAAACCATCTCTAGTAGAGTTTTATGCTGATTGGTGTACTGTCTGTCAAAAAATGGCACCAGATATCACTCAACTAGAAACAGAGTATGCTGACAAGATGAATTTTGTCATGCTGAATGTGGATAATACCAAGTGGCTACCGGAAATGCTGAAATATCGCGTGGACGGGATTCCCCATTTTGTATTTTTGAGTCAGCAAGGGGAAACTATAGCTCAAGCGATCGGCGATCAACCCCGCACAATTATGGCTAGTAACTTAGAAGCTTTGGTTACTGGTTCGTCTCTTCCTTATGCTCAAGCTAGCGGGAAAGTTTCCAAATTTTCAGCCCCAGTAGCACCAACAGCTAGTCAAGATGACCCCCGCAGTCATGGCAGCCAGGTAGTAAATTAA
- a CDS encoding 2Fe-2S iron-sulfur cluster-binding protein → MPKTYTVEIDHQGKIHTLQVPENETILSVAEAAGLELPSSCNAGVCTTCAGQLSEGTVDQTDGMGVSPDLQKQGYVLLCVAKPLSDLKLQTEKEDVVYQLQFGKGK, encoded by the coding sequence ATGCCCAAAACTTACACCGTAGAAATTGATCACCAAGGCAAAATTCATACCTTGCAAGTTCCTGAAAATGAAACGATCTTATCAGTTGCCGAGGCTGCTGGTTTGGAATTGCCGAGTTCTTGCAATGCAGGTGTTTGTACAACTTGCGCCGGTCAACTATCTGAGGGAACTGTAGATCAAACTGATGGTATGGGCGTTAGTCCAGATTTACAAAAGCAAGGTTACGTATTGCTTTGTGTTGCCAAACCCCTTTCTGATTTAAAACTTCAGACAGAAAAGGAAGATGTAGTTTATCAGTTACAATTTGGCAAAGGCAAATAA
- a CDS encoding response regulator yields the protein MSEPQVIILHVDDNEANRYIVTRILQNAGFTVVEAATGVAGLKAATEHQPALVILDVKLPDINGFEVCRQIKANPETAFIPVLHLSASFVQSQDKAEGLDSGADGYLVQPVEPIELLATVRSLLRIRRAEEAALSSSREWQTTFDSIKDSVCLVDQEGVILRCNLAMMQLFCKPSHEILGCVHHELMGAELGIGDGACFRRAKETHQRQVLEFQSTERWFAKTIDPVFDGYGTLIGAVFILSDITERKRASALLQEQNDRLNQLMISLQQQTEQAQQANRIKDEFLAVLSHELRSPLNPILGWTKILQTSQQNAAKTQYALETIERNAKLQAQLIEDLLDVSRILQGKLSLHTVPVGLTLTIKAALETVRLAAEAKSIQIETVFEPNVGQVLGDSGRLQQVVWNLLSNAIKFTSQGGRVEVRLERIENKLETHLSEYTQITVSDTGMGISADFLPYVFDYFRQADGTTTRRFGGLGLGLAIVRHLVELHGGTVQAASPGVGQGATFTIKFPPIAAEKLNQADTAFHNCSDFNLNGLQALLVDDDRDSREFIAFLLEQYGAQVTEAESAHDALSTLGQAKFDLLISDIGMPDMDGYTLIRQIRKQPSDQGGEIPAIALTAYAGEIDQQLALAAGFQQHISKPIELEVLMQAILTLVGV from the coding sequence ATGTCTGAGCCACAGGTTATCATCCTGCATGTTGACGATAACGAAGCCAATCGTTACATCGTCACCCGGATTTTGCAAAATGCAGGCTTTACCGTCGTGGAAGCGGCAACGGGAGTAGCAGGATTAAAGGCAGCTACTGAACATCAACCTGCTCTGGTGATTTTGGATGTTAAATTACCAGATATCAACGGCTTTGAAGTTTGTCGCCAAATTAAGGCAAATCCCGAAACTGCTTTTATTCCCGTGCTACACCTTTCTGCAAGTTTTGTCCAAAGCCAGGATAAAGCAGAAGGCTTAGACAGTGGTGCCGATGGTTATCTGGTGCAACCTGTTGAACCCATTGAACTGCTGGCGACAGTGCGATCGCTGCTGCGAATTCGACGAGCGGAGGAAGCTGCTTTATCCTCATCACGAGAGTGGCAAACTACCTTTGACTCTATCAAGGACAGCGTATGTCTGGTAGACCAAGAAGGTGTAATTCTGCGCTGTAATCTAGCGATGATGCAGCTTTTTTGCAAGCCCTCCCACGAAATATTAGGTTGTGTTCACCATGAGTTGATGGGCGCAGAATTGGGGATTGGTGATGGCGCTTGCTTTCGTCGGGCGAAAGAAACTCACCAACGGCAAGTTCTAGAATTTCAGTCTACAGAACGCTGGTTTGCCAAAACCATTGACCCAGTATTTGATGGGTATGGGACTCTCATCGGTGCCGTTTTCATCCTGTCCGATATCACCGAACGGAAGCGAGCATCAGCGTTGCTGCAAGAGCAGAATGATCGCCTCAATCAGCTAATGATTTCTTTGCAGCAACAAACTGAACAAGCGCAACAAGCCAATCGAATTAAAGATGAGTTTCTGGCAGTACTGTCTCATGAATTGCGATCGCCCCTGAATCCGATTTTGGGATGGACAAAAATTTTGCAAACGAGCCAGCAGAACGCAGCCAAAACTCAGTATGCGCTTGAAACGATTGAGCGTAATGCTAAACTGCAAGCGCAACTGATTGAAGATTTGCTCGATGTGTCGCGTATTCTTCAAGGCAAGTTGAGTTTGCATACAGTTCCAGTCGGTCTAACTTTAACCATCAAAGCTGCTCTGGAAACCGTGCGGCTAGCTGCTGAAGCTAAATCTATTCAGATTGAAACAGTATTTGAACCAAACGTTGGGCAAGTGTTGGGTGATTCTGGTCGTCTGCAACAGGTTGTTTGGAATCTCCTTTCCAACGCGATTAAATTTACCTCGCAGGGTGGTCGAGTAGAGGTGCGGTTAGAAAGGATCGAGAATAAATTAGAAACTCATCTTTCGGAATACACTCAAATCACTGTCAGCGACACTGGTATGGGGATCTCTGCTGACTTTCTGCCTTATGTTTTTGACTACTTCCGCCAAGCCGATGGGACAACAACCCGAAGATTTGGAGGATTGGGATTAGGGTTAGCGATCGTGCGTCATTTAGTTGAATTGCATGGCGGAACCGTTCAGGCAGCAAGCCCTGGAGTCGGTCAAGGAGCAACGTTTACAATCAAGTTTCCACCAATCGCTGCGGAAAAACTGAATCAAGCTGATACTGCGTTCCATAATTGCTCAGACTTCAATCTGAATGGATTGCAAGCTCTGCTTGTAGATGATGACAGAGATTCACGGGAATTCATCGCCTTCTTGTTAGAACAGTATGGGGCGCAAGTGACTGAAGCTGAATCAGCACATGATGCTCTAAGCACTTTGGGGCAAGCAAAATTTGATTTGCTAATCAGTGATATTGGTATGCCCGATATGGATGGCTACACACTAATTCGTCAAATTAGAAAGCAGCCGTCTGATCAAGGCGGAGAAATTCCAGCGATCGCCCTTACCGCTTATGCAGGAGAGATCGATCAACAACTAGCACTAGCAGCCGGATTTCAACAGCATATTTCTAAACCAATTGAGTTAGAGGTACTGATGCAGGCTATTTTGACTCTAGTCGGGGTATAG
- a CDS encoding ATP-binding protein encodes MTTIFILEIQNEQDVVQARQRTREIAEQLGFDTQDQARLATAVSEIARNAFQYAKGGTVEFSVAGEPQEFLIRIQDRGEGIPHLADVLAGRYTSDTGIGLGIVGSQKLMDFFEMESLPGQGTTVVMSKRLSKRTPNFTDLQLQQIRESVMERSPQNPYEEIQRQNQELLRAMAELRKREEELTQLNRELEDTNRGVVALYAELDEKADSLQKANELKTRFLSNMSHEFRTPLNSILSLSRMLLARMDGDLTVEQEKQVTFIQKAASGLSELVNDLLDLAKVEAGKIEVRPSSFEVSDLFATLRGMLRPLLVQGSSVALNIEEPEGIGQIYSDEGKVAQILRNFISNALKFTEQGEVRVTAVQRGHTVTFSVSDTGIGIPIADQERIFEDFVQIESSLQKQVKGTGLGLPLSHKLTELLGGSISVTSKLGEGSTFTASIPIVYPYATEFPTLLQPMSDGRGETIAPLEPTRLPILAVEDHRETLFIYEKHLQDSAYQLIATRTLAQARLALQQLQPAAIMLDIMLEGQNGWTFLREIKGDETTRNIPVLVITIIDNEKQALALGANGFLIKPVDRLQLLNKLNTLINQNKPQKILLIDDDPAYRYLVKQLLINTQLSILEAMNGWEGLNLAEREQPTAIILDLEMPELSGFDVLKQLKSNPVTQSIPVIIYSSAQLDAETQSQLAKKSIAILSKETGSQTATMDYASPFLRKTPATANAQLQDALIKAGLVLDPCGQSHV; translated from the coding sequence TTGACAACTATTTTCATCCTCGAAATCCAGAACGAACAAGATGTTGTCCAAGCTCGGCAGCGAACTCGTGAGATTGCCGAGCAATTGGGCTTTGATACTCAAGATCAGGCACGATTGGCAACGGCAGTTTCAGAAATTGCCCGCAACGCCTTTCAATATGCCAAAGGTGGAACGGTTGAATTTTCTGTGGCAGGAGAACCTCAAGAGTTTCTGATTCGGATTCAGGATCGGGGTGAGGGTATTCCTCATCTAGCAGACGTTTTAGCCGGACGCTACACCTCTGACACCGGAATAGGACTGGGCATTGTCGGTAGCCAAAAGCTGATGGATTTCTTTGAGATGGAATCGCTACCAGGACAGGGAACAACGGTGGTGATGAGCAAAAGATTGTCGAAGCGCACACCTAATTTCACCGATTTGCAATTGCAGCAGATTCGAGAAAGCGTCATGGAGCGATCGCCCCAAAATCCCTATGAAGAGATTCAGCGACAAAATCAGGAGTTACTGCGGGCAATGGCAGAGCTACGCAAGCGCGAGGAAGAACTGACCCAGCTAAACCGGGAACTGGAAGATACCAATCGCGGTGTGGTTGCCCTCTATGCAGAATTGGATGAAAAAGCAGACTCTTTACAAAAGGCAAACGAGCTAAAAACCCGCTTTCTCTCAAACATGAGCCATGAATTTCGTACACCGCTTAACTCGATTCTCTCCCTATCTCGGATGCTACTGGCCCGGATGGATGGTGATTTGACCGTCGAGCAAGAAAAGCAGGTGACATTCATCCAAAAGGCGGCGAGCGGATTATCAGAACTGGTCAACGACTTGCTGGATTTGGCAAAGGTGGAAGCTGGAAAAATTGAAGTGCGTCCTAGTTCCTTTGAAGTTAGTGATTTGTTTGCCACGCTGCGGGGAATGCTGCGCCCATTATTGGTTCAAGGCTCCTCTGTCGCGCTGAATATCGAGGAACCTGAAGGCATTGGGCAAATATATAGCGATGAGGGCAAAGTCGCGCAAATTCTAAGAAACTTTATCTCCAATGCCCTCAAATTTACCGAGCAGGGAGAAGTGCGTGTAACCGCTGTGCAAAGGGGTCATACCGTGACCTTCTCTGTGTCTGATACGGGTATTGGTATTCCGATCGCTGATCAAGAGCGCATTTTTGAGGATTTTGTCCAAATTGAGTCTTCTCTGCAAAAGCAGGTGAAGGGAACCGGGTTAGGATTGCCGTTATCGCACAAGCTAACGGAGCTACTGGGCGGCAGTATTTCAGTTACAAGTAAGCTGGGTGAAGGTTCTACATTTACAGCATCGATTCCCATCGTCTACCCTTATGCAACCGAATTTCCCACCCTACTGCAACCGATGTCCGACGGTCGAGGGGAGACGATCGCACCACTTGAACCAACTCGTCTGCCAATTCTGGCAGTTGAAGATCATCGAGAAACGCTATTTATTTACGAAAAGCACCTTCAGGATTCAGCCTATCAATTAATTGCGACCCGCACTTTAGCTCAAGCTAGGCTTGCCTTACAACAACTTCAACCGGCGGCGATTATGCTCGATATTATGCTAGAAGGTCAAAACGGCTGGACGTTCTTGCGAGAAATCAAAGGAGATGAAACCACCCGCAACATACCTGTACTAGTTATCACTATCATTGATAACGAGAAGCAAGCACTAGCCCTAGGAGCCAACGGTTTTTTAATTAAGCCGGTAGACAGATTGCAGTTGTTGAATAAACTTAATACGCTAATTAATCAGAACAAGCCTCAAAAAATCTTGTTAATTGACGATGACCCTGCCTATCGGTATTTGGTGAAGCAGTTGTTAATAAATACACAATTGAGTATTTTAGAAGCCATGAACGGATGGGAAGGATTAAATTTAGCAGAACGCGAGCAACCGACTGCGATCATCCTTGACTTGGAGATGCCAGAGTTGAGTGGGTTTGATGTACTCAAGCAGCTTAAAAGCAATCCTGTCACTCAGTCGATTCCTGTGATCATCTACTCATCGGCACAGCTTGATGCAGAAACTCAGAGCCAATTAGCAAAAAAAAGCATCGCCATTCTTTCCAAAGAGACAGGCTCTCAAACTGCAACGATGGACTACGCCTCGCCTTTCCTGCGGAAAACTCCAGCAACGGCGAACGCTCAACTTCAAGATGCGCTGATCAAAGCTGGGCTTGTTCTAGATCCTTGTGGGCAAAGTCATGTCTGA
- a CDS encoding SpoIIE family protein phosphatase, translating into MRESVAITITESSQTGEARRVAIALATQLGFQETQRGKVGIVVTEIANNLIQHGQGGVLLLRLLEHDSAIGIEVLSLDKGRGMVDVDECLQDGFSTGGTLGNGLGAISRLSGLLEIYSIRNQGTALLVHLWSDSTPHLPEKTLEIGTICLPKRGEDISGDAWAYQVDRCRSLLLVADGLGHGPAAATASSKAVRIFQEHDRSPAAIVEAAHAALRSTRGAALAIAEIDFEEQSVRFAGIGNIAASIFSFTERHHLISNNGTVGHEIRKIQEFSYPWYANGLLIMHSDGLDTKWQLDRYPGLSQKHPSLIAGVLYRDFNRDRDDVTVLVAKGMGNNS; encoded by the coding sequence ATGAGAGAATCTGTCGCCATTACAATTACTGAATCTAGCCAGACTGGGGAAGCGCGACGGGTAGCGATCGCATTGGCAACTCAGCTCGGCTTTCAGGAAACGCAACGGGGCAAGGTTGGCATTGTGGTGACAGAGATTGCGAACAATCTGATCCAGCACGGTCAGGGTGGAGTCTTATTGCTAAGATTGCTCGAACACGATTCAGCCATCGGTATTGAAGTCTTATCGCTAGATAAAGGACGGGGAATGGTTGATGTGGATGAGTGTTTGCAAGATGGCTTTTCCACAGGCGGAACCTTGGGCAATGGACTGGGTGCAATTTCTCGCCTCTCTGGTTTATTAGAAATTTACTCCATTCGCAACCAAGGGACAGCGCTTCTCGTCCACCTCTGGTCAGACTCGACACCCCATCTGCCGGAAAAGACCTTAGAAATTGGGACGATCTGTTTGCCCAAACGAGGCGAGGACATTTCAGGAGATGCCTGGGCATATCAAGTCGATCGTTGCCGCAGCCTGTTGCTAGTAGCCGATGGCTTAGGGCATGGGCCTGCGGCGGCTACTGCTTCCTCAAAAGCCGTCAGAATTTTTCAAGAACACGATCGCTCTCCTGCTGCGATCGTCGAAGCTGCCCACGCCGCCTTGCGAAGTACGCGAGGAGCAGCACTCGCCATTGCTGAAATCGACTTTGAAGAACAGTCTGTCCGCTTTGCCGGCATTGGCAATATCGCTGCCAGCATTTTCTCATTTACTGAACGCCACCATCTGATATCTAATAACGGCACAGTGGGACATGAAATCCGCAAAATTCAAGAGTTTAGCTATCCCTGGTATGCCAACGGACTTTTAATTATGCATTCTGACGGATTAGACACTAAGTGGCAGCTCGATCGCTATCCAGGCTTGAGTCAAAAACATCCCAGCCTGATTGCAGGTGTTTTATACCGAGACTTTAACCGAGACCGGGACGATGTGACAGTGTTAGTGGCTAAGGGAATGGGAAATAATTCGTAA
- a CDS encoding anti-sigma regulatory factor, producing MKPQIRSLPLNGVQMTMQKTETINIQSSGDVVLVRQAVRQLAVEIGFSLVDQTKIVTAASELARNTLDYGGGGTVKLETLQEERRRGLRLTFEDGGPGIPDIELALKDGFTTGSGLGMGLSGAKRLANEFEIQSAVGEGTRVIIVRWK from the coding sequence ATGAAACCACAAATCAGGTCATTGCCACTCAATGGCGTGCAGATGACGATGCAGAAGACTGAAACAATCAACATTCAATCTTCTGGTGATGTAGTCTTAGTTCGGCAAGCCGTGCGCCAGCTGGCCGTGGAAATTGGCTTTAGCTTAGTAGACCAAACTAAAATTGTCACCGCTGCCAGTGAGTTAGCCCGCAATACCCTAGACTATGGGGGAGGTGGCACAGTAAAACTAGAAACGCTTCAGGAAGAGAGACGACGAGGACTCCGGCTGACCTTTGAAGATGGGGGCCCGGGAATTCCCGATATTGAACTGGCGCTGAAGGATGGGTTCACCACGGGTAGCGGATTGGGTATGGGATTGAGCGGTGCCAAACGACTCGCCAACGAGTTTGAAATTCAGTCTGCGGTGGGAGAAGGAACACGGGTAATAATTGTACGATGGAAATAA
- a CDS encoding STAS domain-containing protein — translation MERIPILKMGDFLLVTIQVDMYDRLAMTLQDDLTNRITQTHAHGVLIDISALDIVDSFIGRVLGNIAKISQVMDAQTVVVGMQPAVAITLVELGLSLTGIRTALNVEKGMALLRLSLNETTNQVIATQWRADDDAED, via the coding sequence ATGGAACGCATTCCTATACTCAAAATGGGCGATTTCCTGCTGGTGACAATCCAAGTGGATATGTATGATCGCCTCGCCATGACTCTACAGGATGACTTGACCAACCGTATCACTCAAACTCACGCTCATGGTGTCTTGATCGATATCTCTGCATTAGATATTGTTGATTCCTTCATTGGTAGGGTTTTAGGCAACATTGCCAAAATATCACAGGTGATGGATGCCCAAACAGTTGTCGTTGGGATGCAGCCTGCTGTGGCAATTACGCTGGTGGAATTGGGGCTGTCGCTGACGGGCATTCGCACTGCCTTAAATGTAGAAAAGGGAATGGCACTGTTGCGATTGTCACTCAATGAAACCACAAATCAGGTCATTGCCACTCAATGGCGTGCAGATGACGATGCAGAAGACTGA
- a CDS encoding STAS domain-containing protein, with translation MSESKIPEILETFEADLLSEWTQELANVNIRKGLIKEAELKEECREFLSLFRSAVGHGKLTNIQAGVWQDMREILNSISRSRSQKGFTPAETATFVFSFKQPLFNRMRQQLKDPIELGEEIWLATNLLDQLGLLTIEVYQKAREEVILRQQEELMELSTPVIKLWDGILALPIIGTLDSARTQMMMESLLQKIVETGSEIAIIDITGVPTVDTLTAQHLLKTVTAARLMGADCMISGIRPQIAQTIVYLGIDLTNITTKATLADAFLTALKSLGATITRSQPK, from the coding sequence ATGAGCGAAAGTAAAATACCAGAAATCCTGGAAACCTTCGAGGCAGACTTGCTGTCAGAGTGGACTCAGGAGTTAGCCAATGTCAATATTCGGAAAGGCTTGATTAAAGAAGCCGAGCTAAAGGAGGAGTGCCGGGAATTCCTGAGCTTGTTTCGGAGTGCCGTTGGGCATGGCAAGTTGACCAATATTCAGGCAGGGGTGTGGCAAGATATGCGGGAGATACTAAACAGCATTTCTCGATCGCGATCGCAAAAAGGCTTCACACCGGCGGAAACAGCTACATTTGTCTTTTCGTTCAAGCAACCCCTCTTCAACCGAATGCGTCAGCAATTGAAAGACCCCATTGAGTTGGGTGAAGAGATTTGGTTAGCCACCAACTTACTGGATCAGCTGGGATTGCTGACAATTGAAGTGTATCAAAAGGCGCGGGAAGAGGTGATTTTGCGACAGCAGGAAGAGTTGATGGAGCTGTCTACTCCAGTGATTAAACTCTGGGACGGAATTTTGGCATTACCCATTATCGGCACCCTGGATAGTGCCCGCACGCAAATGATGATGGAGTCGTTGTTGCAGAAAATTGTTGAAACCGGGTCAGAAATTGCCATTATTGACATTACCGGGGTTCCTACCGTGGATACCCTCACCGCTCAACATCTGCTCAAGACCGTTACTGCTGCCCGTCTCATGGGAGCCGATTGTATGATCAGTGGGATTCGTCCTCAAATTGCCCAAACGATCGTTTATCTCGGCATTGATTTAACTAATATCACAACCAAGGCAACCTTAGCCGATGCCTTTCTCACAGCGCTAAAAAGTTTGGGAGCGACCATTACCCGCTCTCAACCCAAATAG
- a CDS encoding DUF1822 family protein, protein MNNSTYQLDDFALTLPIPQLARITAQEFANQQPNSEKAEQVRLNTLAVWVVNDYLEMMDIPTNLQASDSWNPIMRLCGNVADLELPSVGRLECRPVHQHQQICSIPPETWEERVGYLVVQFDELLQEARLLGFIASVATETLPLKQLQPLEAFIDHLGELRQSPVSSLVNLSQWFTGIFEAGWQTIESLWNLPELRPVYAFRSTETLELNALNQAESITKRAKLIDLGIQILNQPVMLIVEISPEKDQQTSIHLQLHATGNQIYLPPGVHLTVLDSSGAVFLDAQSRKSDNYIQLQFRGEPTEQFSVRVAINDTSITEHFRI, encoded by the coding sequence ATGAATAACTCCACCTATCAGCTAGACGATTTCGCTTTAACATTACCGATTCCCCAATTAGCTCGCATCACTGCCCAGGAATTTGCTAACCAACAGCCAAATTCGGAAAAAGCAGAGCAAGTTCGGCTGAATACGCTAGCTGTGTGGGTGGTGAATGACTACTTGGAAATGATGGATATTCCTACCAACCTCCAAGCTAGCGACAGCTGGAACCCCATCATGCGCCTCTGTGGAAATGTTGCTGACTTAGAATTGCCCTCAGTTGGCCGTCTAGAGTGTCGCCCTGTCCATCAACATCAACAGATATGTTCCATACCCCCAGAAACCTGGGAAGAACGGGTGGGTTATTTAGTAGTTCAATTTGATGAATTACTCCAAGAAGCAAGGCTGCTTGGTTTTATTGCTAGTGTCGCAACTGAAACACTGCCTTTAAAACAACTGCAACCATTGGAAGCATTTATCGACCACTTGGGAGAATTGCGTCAATCTCCAGTTAGTTCACTCGTGAATTTGAGTCAGTGGTTTACCGGTATATTTGAGGCAGGTTGGCAAACAATTGAATCTTTGTGGAACTTGCCGGAACTCAGACCAGTTTATGCCTTTCGTAGTACCGAAACTTTAGAACTAAATGCCCTCAATCAAGCAGAATCAATTACTAAACGGGCAAAACTAATTGATTTAGGTATCCAAATTCTTAACCAACCCGTTATGTTGATTGTGGAAATCAGCCCAGAAAAAGATCAACAAACCAGTATTCATCTGCAATTGCACGCCACTGGTAATCAAATCTACTTACCACCCGGAGTTCATCTCACCGTTCTAGATAGTTCAGGAGCTGTATTTCTAGATGCTCAATCGAGAAAATCAGACAACTACATTCAGTTACAGTTTCGCGGTGAACCTACAGAACAATTTAGTGTTAGGGTAGCCATTAATGATACTAGCATTACTGAGCATTTTCGGATTTAA